A single window of Moorena sp. SIOASIH DNA harbors:
- a CDS encoding serine hydrolase domain-containing protein — protein sequence MKKTVDRLLKLIQSISLAILILSVSVLPVFAQDVSNRDLPMVSTADDSQLELTKFQDIEEFSDNFFVNQMAANNIPGAVFTLVKDDKIIFSKGYGYANLEDKIPVIPNKTLFRVGSVSKLVTSTAVMQLVEQGKLKLNQDINQYLKEFQIKTDQFKPITVDHLLTHTDGFDVAWVIGGATRCQSKLLSLEKFLTENLPERVRPPGQLYVYGDVGLALAGYLVEVVTGIPFSQYIDQSILQPLDMSQSSFQQPLPSELAANLAVGYRYQNGNYIKQPFTCNKSVPTTALTTTSEDMAHFMIAHLQGGRYGTQRILNDTTVKEMHRQHYTNFPNIPQAAGSTYGFFERFVNNQRIIEHGGSMSGYTNLMFLIPEQKLGFYIAYNRNSLNENLRDDLVQQFLDRYYPVQETIASPTETITKAIPESIPEANSKQQYKQQYKQQYKQINGGYRFIRYPRKSLVKLGIVLLESGRLFTIKTNPDHTITVFPGGSKWVEVEPLLFRYPDSNMYISFRQDSQGKITAMSLSSHVHLTYEKLAWYETLVLQLGLVGFCVLIFLWGCLVWLIRPLISRKNKTLALVSRHTRLVELIIGLISVLNLCFLIGMGIAISTIDFWEFFLGIPPVMIALLYLPIVTTGLTTVVSIIGVLAWRDKNWSLIRRGYYSLSMLAAWLFIWLLNYWNLLGFKF from the coding sequence GTGAAAAAAACAGTAGATAGATTATTAAAGCTGATTCAATCAATAAGTTTAGCTATCTTGATTCTTAGTGTTTCTGTACTTCCCGTATTTGCTCAGGATGTATCTAACCGGGATTTGCCTATGGTATCTACAGCCGATGATTCCCAGTTAGAACTAACTAAATTCCAGGATATAGAAGAATTTAGTGACAATTTTTTTGTCAATCAAATGGCAGCAAATAATATTCCTGGTGCCGTATTTACCTTAGTAAAAGATGACAAGATTATCTTCTCGAAAGGTTATGGCTACGCTAACCTTGAGGATAAGATACCGGTTATTCCTAACAAAACTCTGTTTCGTGTAGGCTCTGTATCTAAACTAGTTACCTCTACAGCAGTAATGCAACTGGTTGAGCAAGGCAAGCTTAAGCTAAATCAAGATATTAACCAGTATCTTAAGGAATTTCAAATCAAGACTGATCAATTTAAGCCCATTACAGTTGATCATCTCTTAACTCATACTGATGGATTCGATGTAGCTTGGGTGATTGGCGGAGCCACTCGTTGCCAGTCTAAGCTGCTATCCTTAGAAAAATTTCTCACAGAAAATTTACCAGAGCGAGTGCGACCACCAGGTCAATTATATGTTTATGGTGATGTGGGATTAGCATTGGCAGGTTACTTAGTCGAAGTAGTTACTGGAATTCCTTTCAGTCAATATATTGACCAAAGTATCCTACAACCTTTGGATATGAGTCAAAGTAGTTTTCAGCAACCATTACCGTCTGAGCTGGCAGCTAACTTAGCTGTGGGATATCGGTACCAAAATGGCAATTATATAAAGCAACCCTTTACCTGTAATAAAAGTGTTCCTACTACAGCTTTAACTACTACTTCTGAAGACATGGCTCACTTTATGATTGCTCATTTACAGGGAGGTCGTTATGGTACACAGCGTATCCTGAATGACACTACAGTAAAGGAGATGCACCGCCAACACTATACTAATTTTCCGAACATTCCTCAAGCGGCAGGATCTACTTATGGTTTTTTTGAGCGCTTTGTGAATAATCAACGGATAATTGAGCATGGCGGTAGCATGTCAGGGTATACTAATCTGATGTTTTTAATCCCAGAACAAAAGTTAGGTTTCTATATTGCTTACAATCGTAACAGTCTTAATGAGAATTTGCGAGACGACTTGGTTCAACAGTTTTTAGATCGTTATTATCCTGTACAGGAAACCATTGCATCACCTACCGAAACTATTACTAAAGCTATCCCTGAATCTATCCCTGAAGCTAATAGTAAGCAGCAATATAAACAGCAATATAAACAGCAATATAAACAAATTAATGGCGGCTATCGCTTTATTCGATATCCTCGAAAATCCCTGGTTAAGTTAGGAATTGTTTTGCTGGAATCTGGACGATTATTTACTATTAAAACTAATCCAGACCACACGATAACTGTATTTCCAGGAGGAAGTAAATGGGTGGAAGTAGAGCCACTCCTATTTCGCTATCCTGACAGCAATATGTATATAAGTTTTCGGCAAGATAGTCAGGGTAAAATCACTGCTATGTCTTTGAGTAGTCATGTCCATTTAACCTATGAAAAGTTAGCCTGGTATGAAACTCTTGTTTTACAGCTTGGACTGGTGGGATTTTGTGTGCTAATCTTCCTATGGGGATGTTTAGTTTGGCTAATTAGACCATTAATTAGCCGCAAAAATAAAACTTTAGCTCTAGTTTCACGACATACTCGTCTAGTGGAGTTGATCATTGGTCTGATTAGTGTCTTAAATTTATGCTTTTTGATTGGGATGGGGATAGCTATTAGTACAATAGATTTCTGGGAATTTTTCTTGGGAATCCCCCCTGTGATGATTGCGTTACTTTATCTACCCATTGTGACCACAGGCTTGACTACTGTAGTATCGATTATTGGTGTACTGGCTTGGAGAGACAAAAATTGGTCTTTGATCAGACGAGGGTATTATAGTTTGAGTATGCTAGCGGCATGGCTCTTTATCTGGCTCCTAAATTATTGGAATTTATTAGGATTTAAATTTTAG